One genomic segment of Coffea arabica cultivar ET-39 chromosome 6e, Coffea Arabica ET-39 HiFi, whole genome shotgun sequence includes these proteins:
- the LOC113696790 gene encoding uncharacterized protein isoform X1, translating into MELYLSGGSPDRESVESWTKKSSISSSGKAQDRKEFLRRFLDSKLFITNLKSWLDEIAERGSAPFDIPFELIDLQKFDYALEGVPFQQLIRMPSAIYASTSAAAEASAYLALEDFLHASVKCLWEAFWSQDEPLPFYVSSLCNANLRFYQAEKAIAKGRFRDLCATAIMLKNPRHPLGKWDDVLELALLRPDIETLATLDINSRPSSLAIGEALFFAVRVLLARSFSRSNIPLSLNSVFVLLLDSQYGGVVKVEADVNKLEADVNNVYGCAAEWIKNHSRISISPVDRIWNKLGNANWGDIGALQLLFATFHSIVQYAGMPKNSVEDLAAEHSSRLQARRIERQLGDSSVNGNGLFRYQQRNASPEIVEVQDESIRLSSERSMKLEVGSVLWLEESDSRQGYEINEVLSDGEILYYIASSIKDSGTALFLYIGSPPSQLEPAWEDMKLWFQVQRQTKILGVMKQKGLSSKYLPQLSVSGRVIHPGQCRRPSSGGNCDHPWCGTPILVTSPVGRTVADMVRVGEFRAEEAIRCCHDCLSALHTAASAGMRHGDIRPENVICVTSGRGQPYFVLIGWGHAILEERDRPAMNLHFSSTYALQEGKLCSASDAESLVYMLYFASGADLPDLDSVEGALQWRETSWSKRLIQQKLGDMSAVLKAFADYVDSLCGTPYPMDYDIWLRRLRRHIHEEDHGKEIDRGS; encoded by the coding sequence ATGGAATTGTACCTGTCAGGTGGATCCCCTGACCGGGAATCAGTGGAATCTTGGACCAAAAAATCCAGTATTTCATCTAGTGGTAAGGCTCAGGATCGCAAAGAATTCCTGCGTAGATTCCTAGATAGCAAACTTTTTATCACAAACCTGAAGAGTTGGCTTGACGAGATCGCTGAACGAGGATCAGCACCCTTCGATATCCCTTTTGAGTTGATAGATCTTCAAAAGTTTGATTATGCATTAGAGGGGGTTCCCTTTCAGCAGCTCATTCGGATGCCCAGTGCCATATATGCTTCTACATCTGCTGCTGCGGAAGCATCAGCTTATCTTGCTCTTGAAGATTTTCTCCACGCAAGTGTCAAGTGCTTGTGGGAGGCATTTTGGAGTCAGGATGAGCCTCTGCCTTTCTATGTTTCCTCTCTGTGCAATGCCAACTTGAGGTTTTACCAGGCTGAGAAGGCCATAGCAAAAGGGAGATTTAGGGACCTTTGTGCCACGGCTATAATGCTGAAGAATCCAAGACATCCCCTGGGGAAGTGGGATGACGTTCTTGAATTAGCACTTTTAAGGCCTGATATTGAAACCCTTGCTACACTTGACATCAACTCCAGGCCTTCTAGCTTGGCGATAGGCGAAGCTTTGTTTTTTGCTGTTCGTGTGTTGCTTGCAAGAAGCTTCAGCAGGTCGAATATCCCTCTGAGTTTGAACTCTGTTTTTGTTCTTCTATTGGATTCTCAGTATGGTGGGGTCGTCAAAGTTGAAGCAGATGTGAACAAACTAGAAGCTGATGTGAACAATGTCTATGGATGTGCTGCTGAGTGGATTAAAAATCATTCACGTATTTCAATTTCCCCAGTTGACAGGATCTGGAACAAGCTTGGCAATGCAAATTGGGGGGATATTGGTGCGCTGCAGTTGCTTTTTGCTACATTCCATTCAATTGTGCAGTATGCTGGCATGCCTAAGAACTCAGTTGAAGACTTGGCTGCTGAGCATAGTTCTCGGCTTCAAGCCAGGAGAATAGAAAGGCAGTTGGGTGATAGCAGTGTGAATGGAAATGGTTTATTCAGGTACCAGCAGCGTAATGCATCACCAGAAATTGTTGAAGTGCAGGACGAATCCATCAGGTTGAGTTCTGAAAGGTCTATGAAACTAGAAGTAGGATCTGTCCTCTGGCTGGAGGAGTCTGACTCTCGTCAAGGTTATGAGATCAATGAAGTTCTGAGTGATGGTGAGATCCTATACTATATTGCATCATCAATCAAGGATTCAGGAACTGCTCTGTTTTTATATATTGGTTCTCCTCCATCTCAATTAGAACCAGCATGGGAAGATATGAAGTTGTGGTTTCAAGTTCAGAGGCAAACTAAGATATTGGGTGTTATGAAACAAAAGGGGTTGTCTAGCAAGTATCTGCCACAATTGAGTGTATCTGGCAGAGTAATTCACCCTGGTCAGTGTCGGAGACCAAGCTCAGGCGGGAACTGTGACCACCCTTGGTGTGGTACTCCAATATTAGTAACTAGCCCTGTTGGGAGGACTGTGGCTGATATGGTGAGAGTTGGTGAATTCCGTGCAGAGGAGGCTATCAGGTGCTGCCATGATTGTTTATCTGCCCTTCATACTGCTGCATCAGCTGGAATGAGGCACGGAGATATTCGACCTGAGAATGTTATTTGTGTGACATCTGGAAGGGGGCAGCCTTATTTTGTCCTTATTGGTTGGGGACATGCTATCTTAGAGGAGAGAGATCGTCCAGCAATGAATCTTCATTTCTCCTCTACATATGCCCTTCAAGAGGGAAAGTTGTGCTCGGCTTCTGATGCAGAGAGCCTTGTATATATGCTTTACTTTGCCTCGGGTGCAGACTTGCCTGATCTTGATTCTGTGGAGGGGGCACTGCAATGGAGAGAAACCTCTTGGTCAAAGAGGCTGATACAACAGAAGCTTGGAGATATGTCTGCTGTCTTGAAAGCATTTGCAGATTATGTTGATAGTTTATGCGGAACACCATATCCTATGGATTATGACATCTGGTTAAGAAGGTTGAGGAGACATATTCATGAAGAAGATCATGGGAAGGAAATTGACAGGGGTAGTTAG
- the LOC113696790 gene encoding uncharacterized protein isoform X2, which produces MDGGSPDRESVESWTKKSSISSSGKAQDRKEFLRRFLDSKLFITNLKSWLDEIAERGSAPFDIPFELIDLQKFDYALEGVPFQQLIRMPSAIYASTSAAAEASAYLALEDFLHASVKCLWEAFWSQDEPLPFYVSSLCNANLRFYQAEKAIAKGRFRDLCATAIMLKNPRHPLGKWDDVLELALLRPDIETLATLDINSRPSSLAIGEALFFAVRVLLARSFSRSNIPLSLNSVFVLLLDSQYGGVVKVEADVNKLEADVNNVYGCAAEWIKNHSRISISPVDRIWNKLGNANWGDIGALQLLFATFHSIVQYAGMPKNSVEDLAAEHSSRLQARRIERQLGDSSVNGNGLFRYQQRNASPEIVEVQDESIRLSSERSMKLEVGSVLWLEESDSRQGYEINEVLSDGEILYYIASSIKDSGTALFLYIGSPPSQLEPAWEDMKLWFQVQRQTKILGVMKQKGLSSKYLPQLSVSGRVIHPGQCRRPSSGGNCDHPWCGTPILVTSPVGRTVADMVRVGEFRAEEAIRCCHDCLSALHTAASAGMRHGDIRPENVICVTSGRGQPYFVLIGWGHAILEERDRPAMNLHFSSTYALQEGKLCSASDAESLVYMLYFASGADLPDLDSVEGALQWRETSWSKRLIQQKLGDMSAVLKAFADYVDSLCGTPYPMDYDIWLRRLRRHIHEEDHGKEIDRGS; this is translated from the exons ATGGACG GTGGATCCCCTGACCGGGAATCAGTGGAATCTTGGACCAAAAAATCCAGTATTTCATCTAGTGGTAAGGCTCAGGATCGCAAAGAATTCCTGCGTAGATTCCTAGATAGCAAACTTTTTATCACAAACCTGAAGAGTTGGCTTGACGAGATCGCTGAACGAGGATCAGCACCCTTCGATATCCCTTTTGAGTTGATAGATCTTCAAAAGTTTGATTATGCATTAGAGGGGGTTCCCTTTCAGCAGCTCATTCGGATGCCCAGTGCCATATATGCTTCTACATCTGCTGCTGCGGAAGCATCAGCTTATCTTGCTCTTGAAGATTTTCTCCACGCAAGTGTCAAGTGCTTGTGGGAGGCATTTTGGAGTCAGGATGAGCCTCTGCCTTTCTATGTTTCCTCTCTGTGCAATGCCAACTTGAGGTTTTACCAGGCTGAGAAGGCCATAGCAAAAGGGAGATTTAGGGACCTTTGTGCCACGGCTATAATGCTGAAGAATCCAAGACATCCCCTGGGGAAGTGGGATGACGTTCTTGAATTAGCACTTTTAAGGCCTGATATTGAAACCCTTGCTACACTTGACATCAACTCCAGGCCTTCTAGCTTGGCGATAGGCGAAGCTTTGTTTTTTGCTGTTCGTGTGTTGCTTGCAAGAAGCTTCAGCAGGTCGAATATCCCTCTGAGTTTGAACTCTGTTTTTGTTCTTCTATTGGATTCTCAGTATGGTGGGGTCGTCAAAGTTGAAGCAGATGTGAACAAACTAGAAGCTGATGTGAACAATGTCTATGGATGTGCTGCTGAGTGGATTAAAAATCATTCACGTATTTCAATTTCCCCAGTTGACAGGATCTGGAACAAGCTTGGCAATGCAAATTGGGGGGATATTGGTGCGCTGCAGTTGCTTTTTGCTACATTCCATTCAATTGTGCAGTATGCTGGCATGCCTAAGAACTCAGTTGAAGACTTGGCTGCTGAGCATAGTTCTCGGCTTCAAGCCAGGAGAATAGAAAGGCAGTTGGGTGATAGCAGTGTGAATGGAAATGGTTTATTCAGGTACCAGCAGCGTAATGCATCACCAGAAATTGTTGAAGTGCAGGACGAATCCATCAGGTTGAGTTCTGAAAGGTCTATGAAACTAGAAGTAGGATCTGTCCTCTGGCTGGAGGAGTCTGACTCTCGTCAAGGTTATGAGATCAATGAAGTTCTGAGTGATGGTGAGATCCTATACTATATTGCATCATCAATCAAGGATTCAGGAACTGCTCTGTTTTTATATATTGGTTCTCCTCCATCTCAATTAGAACCAGCATGGGAAGATATGAAGTTGTGGTTTCAAGTTCAGAGGCAAACTAAGATATTGGGTGTTATGAAACAAAAGGGGTTGTCTAGCAAGTATCTGCCACAATTGAGTGTATCTGGCAGAGTAATTCACCCTGGTCAGTGTCGGAGACCAAGCTCAGGCGGGAACTGTGACCACCCTTGGTGTGGTACTCCAATATTAGTAACTAGCCCTGTTGGGAGGACTGTGGCTGATATGGTGAGAGTTGGTGAATTCCGTGCAGAGGAGGCTATCAGGTGCTGCCATGATTGTTTATCTGCCCTTCATACTGCTGCATCAGCTGGAATGAGGCACGGAGATATTCGACCTGAGAATGTTATTTGTGTGACATCTGGAAGGGGGCAGCCTTATTTTGTCCTTATTGGTTGGGGACATGCTATCTTAGAGGAGAGAGATCGTCCAGCAATGAATCTTCATTTCTCCTCTACATATGCCCTTCAAGAGGGAAAGTTGTGCTCGGCTTCTGATGCAGAGAGCCTTGTATATATGCTTTACTTTGCCTCGGGTGCAGACTTGCCTGATCTTGATTCTGTGGAGGGGGCACTGCAATGGAGAGAAACCTCTTGGTCAAAGAGGCTGATACAACAGAAGCTTGGAGATATGTCTGCTGTCTTGAAAGCATTTGCAGATTATGTTGATAGTTTATGCGGAACACCATATCCTATGGATTATGACATCTGGTTAAGAAGGTTGAGGAGACATATTCATGAAGAAGATCATGGGAAGGAAATTGACAGGGGTAGTTAG
- the LOC113696808 gene encoding calmodulin-7, whose translation MADQLTDDQISEFKEAFSLFDKDGDGCITTKELGTVMRSLGQNPTEAELQDMINEVDADGNGTIDFPEFLNLMARKMKDTDSEEELKEAFRVFDKDQNGFISAAELRHVMTNLGEKLTDEEVDEMIREADVDGDGQINYEEFVKVMMAK comes from the exons ATGGCTGATCAGCTGACTGATGATCAGATCTCTGAGTTCAAGGAGGCTTTCAGCCTTTTTGACAAGGATGGAGATG GTTGCATCACCACTAAGGAGCTTGGGACAGTGATGAGGTCGCTGGGGCAGAACCCTACTGAGGCTGAGCTCCAGGACATGATAAATGAAGTTGATGCTGATGGAAATGGGACCATAGATTTCCCAGAATTTCTAAATCTCATGGCAAGGAAGATGAAGGATACCGACTCTGAGGAGGAGCTAAAAGAAGCATTCCGAGTTTTTGACAAGGATCAAAATGGCTTTATTTCTGCTGCTGAGCTTCGCCATGTCATGACTAACCTTGGGGAGAAGCTTACAGACGAGGAAGTTGATGAGATGATCAGGGAGGCTGACGTTGATGGTGATGGACAAATCAACTATGAAGAGTTTGTCAAGGTTATGATGGCCAAGTGA
- the LOC113696790 gene encoding uncharacterized protein isoform X3, whose product MPSAIYASTSAAAEASAYLALEDFLHASVKCLWEAFWSQDEPLPFYVSSLCNANLRFYQAEKAIAKGRFRDLCATAIMLKNPRHPLGKWDDVLELALLRPDIETLATLDINSRPSSLAIGEALFFAVRVLLARSFSRSNIPLSLNSVFVLLLDSQYGGVVKVEADVNKLEADVNNVYGCAAEWIKNHSRISISPVDRIWNKLGNANWGDIGALQLLFATFHSIVQYAGMPKNSVEDLAAEHSSRLQARRIERQLGDSSVNGNGLFRYQQRNASPEIVEVQDESIRLSSERSMKLEVGSVLWLEESDSRQGYEINEVLSDGEILYYIASSIKDSGTALFLYIGSPPSQLEPAWEDMKLWFQVQRQTKILGVMKQKGLSSKYLPQLSVSGRVIHPGQCRRPSSGGNCDHPWCGTPILVTSPVGRTVADMVRVGEFRAEEAIRCCHDCLSALHTAASAGMRHGDIRPENVICVTSGRGQPYFVLIGWGHAILEERDRPAMNLHFSSTYALQEGKLCSASDAESLVYMLYFASGADLPDLDSVEGALQWRETSWSKRLIQQKLGDMSAVLKAFADYVDSLCGTPYPMDYDIWLRRLRRHIHEEDHGKEIDRGS is encoded by the coding sequence ATGCCCAGTGCCATATATGCTTCTACATCTGCTGCTGCGGAAGCATCAGCTTATCTTGCTCTTGAAGATTTTCTCCACGCAAGTGTCAAGTGCTTGTGGGAGGCATTTTGGAGTCAGGATGAGCCTCTGCCTTTCTATGTTTCCTCTCTGTGCAATGCCAACTTGAGGTTTTACCAGGCTGAGAAGGCCATAGCAAAAGGGAGATTTAGGGACCTTTGTGCCACGGCTATAATGCTGAAGAATCCAAGACATCCCCTGGGGAAGTGGGATGACGTTCTTGAATTAGCACTTTTAAGGCCTGATATTGAAACCCTTGCTACACTTGACATCAACTCCAGGCCTTCTAGCTTGGCGATAGGCGAAGCTTTGTTTTTTGCTGTTCGTGTGTTGCTTGCAAGAAGCTTCAGCAGGTCGAATATCCCTCTGAGTTTGAACTCTGTTTTTGTTCTTCTATTGGATTCTCAGTATGGTGGGGTCGTCAAAGTTGAAGCAGATGTGAACAAACTAGAAGCTGATGTGAACAATGTCTATGGATGTGCTGCTGAGTGGATTAAAAATCATTCACGTATTTCAATTTCCCCAGTTGACAGGATCTGGAACAAGCTTGGCAATGCAAATTGGGGGGATATTGGTGCGCTGCAGTTGCTTTTTGCTACATTCCATTCAATTGTGCAGTATGCTGGCATGCCTAAGAACTCAGTTGAAGACTTGGCTGCTGAGCATAGTTCTCGGCTTCAAGCCAGGAGAATAGAAAGGCAGTTGGGTGATAGCAGTGTGAATGGAAATGGTTTATTCAGGTACCAGCAGCGTAATGCATCACCAGAAATTGTTGAAGTGCAGGACGAATCCATCAGGTTGAGTTCTGAAAGGTCTATGAAACTAGAAGTAGGATCTGTCCTCTGGCTGGAGGAGTCTGACTCTCGTCAAGGTTATGAGATCAATGAAGTTCTGAGTGATGGTGAGATCCTATACTATATTGCATCATCAATCAAGGATTCAGGAACTGCTCTGTTTTTATATATTGGTTCTCCTCCATCTCAATTAGAACCAGCATGGGAAGATATGAAGTTGTGGTTTCAAGTTCAGAGGCAAACTAAGATATTGGGTGTTATGAAACAAAAGGGGTTGTCTAGCAAGTATCTGCCACAATTGAGTGTATCTGGCAGAGTAATTCACCCTGGTCAGTGTCGGAGACCAAGCTCAGGCGGGAACTGTGACCACCCTTGGTGTGGTACTCCAATATTAGTAACTAGCCCTGTTGGGAGGACTGTGGCTGATATGGTGAGAGTTGGTGAATTCCGTGCAGAGGAGGCTATCAGGTGCTGCCATGATTGTTTATCTGCCCTTCATACTGCTGCATCAGCTGGAATGAGGCACGGAGATATTCGACCTGAGAATGTTATTTGTGTGACATCTGGAAGGGGGCAGCCTTATTTTGTCCTTATTGGTTGGGGACATGCTATCTTAGAGGAGAGAGATCGTCCAGCAATGAATCTTCATTTCTCCTCTACATATGCCCTTCAAGAGGGAAAGTTGTGCTCGGCTTCTGATGCAGAGAGCCTTGTATATATGCTTTACTTTGCCTCGGGTGCAGACTTGCCTGATCTTGATTCTGTGGAGGGGGCACTGCAATGGAGAGAAACCTCTTGGTCAAAGAGGCTGATACAACAGAAGCTTGGAGATATGTCTGCTGTCTTGAAAGCATTTGCAGATTATGTTGATAGTTTATGCGGAACACCATATCCTATGGATTATGACATCTGGTTAAGAAGGTTGAGGAGACATATTCATGAAGAAGATCATGGGAAGGAAATTGACAGGGGTAGTTAG
- the LOC113696800 gene encoding ubiquitin-conjugating enzyme E2 22-like — MATNENLPPNVIKQLAKELKNLDEIPPEGIKVGVDDDNFSTIYADIEGPAGTPYENGIFRMKLILSHDFPHSPPKGYFLTKIFHPNIATSGEICVNALKKDWNPSLGLRHVLMVIRCLLIEPFPESALNEQAGKLLLENYEEYARHARIYTGIHALKSKPKFKAGGISESTTALKVDHLNNSAYSVDPKNAVSGAGLPLPVPVVVPSANATKGGNNHDQLVDLPSAMDAGVGASATPCLQKKEVLFAKVPSDKKKMDARKKSLKRL, encoded by the exons ATG GCAACAAATGAGAATCTTCCGCCAAATGTGATTAAACAACTTGCTAAGGAATTAAAGAATCTTGACGAAATACCTCCTGAGGGCATTAAAGTTGGTGTAGATGATGACAATTTTTCGACTATATATGCTGACATTGAGGGCCCAG CTGGGACTCCATATGAGAATGGCATTTTTCGTATGAAGTTGATATTGTCTCATGATTTCCCACATTCACCCCCAAAAG GGTACTTTCTTACAaagatttttcatccaaatattGCAACAAGTGGTGAGATCTGTGTGAATGCATTGAAAAAGGATTGGAATCCTAGCCTTGGTTTGCGGCATGTTTTAATg GTTATTAGATGTTTGTTGATTGAACCATTTCCGGAATCAGCCTTGAATGAGCAGGCTGGCAAATTGTTACTTGAAAATTATGAGGAGTATGCCCGGCATGCAAG GATCTACACGGGAATACATGCACTCAAATCAAAGCCAAAGTTCAAAGCAGGAGGAATTTCTGAGTCTACAACTGCCTTAAAAGTTGACCATCTGAATAACTCAGCTTATAGTGTTGATCCCAAGAATGCGGTCTCAGGTGCTGGTCTTCCGCTTCCAGTTCCGGTGGTAGTCCCTTCTGCAAATGCAACCAAAGGAGGAAATAATCATGATCAACTGGTTGACCTTCCTTCAGCCATGGATGCAGGAGTAGGTGCATCAGCAACACCTTGTCTGCAAAAGAAGGAAGTTTTATTCGCCAAAGTTCCTTCtgacaagaagaaaatggatgcaagaaagaaaagcttgaaGAGATTGTGA